A genome region from Coffea arabica cultivar ET-39 chromosome 7e, Coffea Arabica ET-39 HiFi, whole genome shotgun sequence includes the following:
- the LOC113698743 gene encoding ethylene-responsive transcription factor 1B-like, giving the protein MDSSSYENPSPDQNFLFSEFSFWFLDNNNVPKQKLETTEAIQSLNLTRDSKRREKKYIGVRKRPWGKYAAEIRDSTRNGIRVWLGTFDRPEQAALAYDQAAFSMRGTLASLNFPMDRVQKSLEGIKHNWENGCSPAVVLKATHKIRRSASKRTRRNLKQQLVKEKVVLELEDLGADLLEELLSSSPESAASSHN; this is encoded by the coding sequence ATGGATTCTTCATCCTATGAGAATCCAAGTCCTGATCAGAACTTCCTCTTCTCTGAGTTTTCATTCTGGTTTCTTGACAACAATAATGTTCCTAAACAAAAACTTGAGACTACTGAAGCTATACAATCGTTGAATTTGACAAGGGATTCCAAGAGGcgagaaaagaaatatataggAGTAAGAAAGCGTCCATGGGGAAAATATGCAGCGGAAATCAGGGATTCAACAAGGAATGGAATAAGAGTTTGGCTAGGAACATTTGACAGGCCAGAACAAGCAGCTTTGGCTTATGACCAAGCAGCTTTCTCGATGAGGGGTACCCTAGCTAGCCTCAACTTTCCAATGGATCGAGTCCAGAAATCACTTGAAGGTATTAAGCATAACTGGGAGAATGGCTGCTCGCCAGCTGTGGTTCTTAAGGCAACCCACAAAATCAGGAGAAGTGCGTCAAAAAGAACAAGGAGAAATCTGAAGCAACAACTCGTAAAGGAAAAAGTCGTGCTGGAGCTTGAAGACTTGGGAGCTGACCTTTTGGAGGAGCTTCTCAGTTCCTCACCTGAAAGTGCCGCTAGTAGTCATAATTAG